One Actinospica robiniae DSM 44927 genomic region harbors:
- a CDS encoding lysine N(6)-hydroxylase/L-ornithine N(5)-oxygenase family protein — MSAELYDLVGVGLGPFNLSLAALAEPVPGLGCLFLDENPGFSWHPGMMVDGATLQVPFLADLVSLVDPTSRHGYLAWLREHERLFGFYFGESWHVPRIEYEAYCRDVAAGLGSCRFGCRVTAVRQARLADGRDGFVVCFDAADGTPRTVLAANVVLGLGTEPVVPAALRELCADGGALIAHSAHYLHRADWIRAADDVTVLGSGQSGAEIVLDLLRDWHRPGRRLRWLTRSGAFEPMEYSKIGLEHFTPEHTDYFHALAEPTRDQLLAGQGRLYKAVSAETLAEIRAELDRRTHPHGLDATGVTLLPGVEAVGGRVHEGEDDPAGLEIDLVHTRSRGSCTVTTERLVLATGYAPRQPTLLAPMEALVLRDSRGRPVIGRDHRVALTGTDAGLYVQNAELHTHGVGTPDLGLGAFRAAVILNAVAGREVYRLPRRTAHTSFTPAAAAAADPGIRPTPAAPGRPRHAQRPAADRPAAPQPSQPQIPSQPEDRRERRTRSTAHPLSGAVDVAGALRPAALRRGRQRAAGDGTDGGAGEPGARGADGLEPGAGDPGAPLGPADPADLADSGAAPAGVDDAAPASPDRG, encoded by the coding sequence TTGAGCGCCGAACTCTACGACCTCGTCGGGGTCGGCCTCGGACCGTTCAACCTCTCCCTCGCCGCCCTCGCCGAGCCGGTGCCCGGCCTCGGCTGCCTGTTCCTGGACGAGAATCCCGGTTTCAGCTGGCACCCCGGGATGATGGTGGACGGCGCCACCCTGCAGGTGCCCTTCCTCGCCGACCTGGTCAGCCTGGTCGACCCGACCAGCCGGCACGGCTACCTGGCCTGGCTGCGCGAGCACGAGCGGCTCTTCGGGTTCTACTTCGGCGAGTCCTGGCACGTGCCCCGGATCGAGTACGAGGCCTACTGCCGCGACGTCGCGGCCGGCCTCGGCTCCTGCCGCTTCGGCTGCCGGGTCACCGCGGTCCGCCAGGCCCGGCTGGCCGACGGCCGGGACGGATTCGTGGTCTGCTTCGACGCCGCGGACGGCACGCCGCGCACGGTGCTGGCCGCGAACGTGGTGCTGGGCCTGGGCACCGAGCCCGTGGTCCCGGCCGCGCTGCGCGAGCTGTGCGCAGACGGCGGCGCGCTGATCGCGCACAGCGCGCACTACCTGCACCGGGCCGACTGGATCCGCGCCGCCGACGACGTGACCGTGCTCGGCTCCGGCCAGTCCGGCGCCGAGATCGTGCTGGACCTGCTGCGCGACTGGCACCGGCCGGGCCGCCGGCTGCGCTGGCTGACCCGCTCGGGCGCCTTCGAGCCGATGGAGTACTCGAAGATCGGCCTCGAACACTTCACCCCGGAGCACACCGACTACTTCCACGCCCTCGCCGAGCCGACCCGGGACCAGCTGCTGGCCGGCCAGGGCCGGCTCTACAAGGCCGTCTCGGCCGAGACGCTCGCCGAGATCCGCGCCGAGCTCGACCGGCGCACCCACCCGCACGGCCTCGACGCCACCGGCGTGACGCTGCTGCCGGGCGTGGAGGCGGTCGGCGGGCGGGTGCACGAGGGCGAAGACGACCCGGCGGGCCTCGAGATCGACCTCGTCCACACCCGCAGCCGCGGCTCCTGCACCGTCACCACCGAGCGGCTCGTGCTGGCCACCGGCTACGCCCCGCGGCAGCCGACCCTGCTCGCCCCGATGGAAGCCCTCGTGCTGCGCGATTCCCGCGGCCGTCCGGTGATCGGCCGGGACCACCGGGTCGCGCTGACCGGCACCGACGCAGGGCTCTACGTCCAGAACGCCGAGCTGCACACGCACGGCGTGGGCACCCCCGACCTCGGCCTCGGCGCGTTCCGGGCCGCCGTGATCCTCAACGCGGTGGCCGGCCGCGAGGTCTACCGGCTGCCCCGCCGCACCGCGCACACCAGTTTCACCCCCGCCGCGGCCGCGGCCGCCGACCCGGGGATCCGGCCCACCCCGGCCGCGCCCGGCCGGCCCCGGCACGCCCAACGCCCCGCCGCGGACCGGCCGGCCGCCCCGCAGCCGTCCCAACCGCAGATCCCCAGCCAGCCGGAGGACCGCCGTGAGCGACGTACCCGCAGCACAGCCCACCCCCTCAGCGGCGCCGTCGACGTCGCCGGAGCCCTGCGTCCCGCGGCCCTGCGCCGAGGACGGCAGCGAGCGGCAGGCGACGGGACCGACGGCGGCGCCGGCGAGCCCGGGGCCCGCGGAGCCGACGGCCTCGAGCCCGGCGCCGGCGACCCCGGCGCCCCGCTCGGCCCCGCCGATCCCGCCGATCTCGCCGACTCCGGCGCAGCGCCGGCCGGAGTCGATGACGCCGCCCCCGCGTCCCCGGATCGCGGTTGA
- a CDS encoding ATP-dependent DNA helicase — MGKPALDELLDAAVAAVGGTPRPGQQQMAKAVAESMAQGDPLLVEAGTGTGKSLAYLVPAIAHTLARKERRVVVATATLALQRQLVAHDLPLISGALAPLLGRAPEFALLKGRNNYVCLNKINSAGDEEEQDGLFDPKALSDLGRHVLRVRDWAEETDTGDRDDLAPGVPDRVWTAVSVSSRECLGAGKCPFGTSCFAEAARERARAADLVVTNHALLAIDTFDGEIKVLPEHDAVIIDEAHELVSRATGADSGELTAGLAERAARRCHRQLDEAVSQRLDLAAAEFAVELDEAEAGRFTQLPEPLADALTMLRDAAREAVSALGRNRDKSGGGDEGARRQAQAGVEQIFELADRLLQSSEYDVVWLDRGERSTALRIAPLSVAQQLRHRLFARTPAVLTSATLKIGGDFDNVAGSLGLYAAERADRLEARPERAPAAATDTAPAGADDDTTATGSDADADHPIPWQALDVGSPFDYPKQGILYTAKHLSAPGRELGEEQLSEIAELIAAAGGRTLGLFSSMRAADLAAREMRGRLDYLGLPVLCQGEDSLPQLIQRFAEDPKACLFGTLSLWQGVNVPGSSCQLVIIDRIPFPRPDDPLATARQEAVARNGGNGFMAVAASHAALLLAQGAGRLIRSSADRGVVAVLDSRLATARYGSFLRAGLPDFWPTSDSETVYAALRRLDEAAKDREKKEEEKE; from the coding sequence ATGGGAAAGCCTGCTCTGGACGAACTGCTCGACGCGGCGGTGGCGGCGGTCGGCGGCACGCCCAGACCGGGCCAGCAGCAGATGGCCAAGGCCGTCGCCGAGTCGATGGCGCAGGGTGACCCGCTGCTGGTGGAGGCCGGTACCGGCACCGGCAAGTCGCTGGCCTACCTGGTCCCGGCGATCGCGCACACCCTGGCCCGCAAGGAGCGCCGCGTCGTCGTGGCCACCGCCACCCTGGCCCTGCAGCGCCAGCTGGTGGCCCACGACCTGCCCCTGATCAGCGGCGCGCTCGCTCCGCTGCTCGGCCGCGCGCCCGAGTTCGCCCTGCTCAAGGGCCGGAACAACTACGTCTGCCTGAACAAGATCAACTCGGCCGGGGACGAGGAGGAGCAGGACGGCCTGTTCGACCCGAAGGCCCTGTCCGACCTCGGCCGGCACGTGCTGCGGGTGCGCGACTGGGCCGAGGAGACGGACACCGGCGACCGCGACGACCTGGCCCCCGGCGTCCCCGACCGGGTGTGGACCGCGGTCTCGGTCAGCTCCCGCGAGTGTCTCGGCGCCGGCAAGTGCCCGTTCGGCACCAGCTGCTTCGCCGAAGCCGCCCGCGAGCGAGCCCGCGCCGCGGACCTCGTCGTGACCAACCACGCGCTGCTGGCGATCGACACTTTCGACGGCGAGATCAAGGTCCTGCCGGAGCACGACGCCGTCATCATCGACGAGGCCCACGAGCTCGTCTCCCGCGCCACCGGCGCCGACTCCGGCGAGCTGACGGCGGGCCTGGCCGAGCGCGCCGCCCGCCGCTGCCACCGCCAGCTGGACGAAGCCGTCTCGCAGCGTCTCGACCTCGCCGCCGCAGAGTTCGCCGTGGAGCTCGACGAGGCCGAGGCCGGCCGGTTCACCCAGCTCCCCGAACCCCTCGCCGACGCCCTGACCATGCTCCGCGACGCGGCCCGCGAGGCTGTCAGCGCCCTCGGCCGCAACCGCGACAAGTCCGGCGGCGGCGACGAGGGCGCGCGCAGGCAGGCCCAGGCGGGCGTGGAGCAGATCTTCGAGCTCGCCGACCGGCTGCTGCAGAGCTCTGAGTACGACGTGGTCTGGCTCGACCGCGGCGAGCGCTCCACCGCCCTGCGCATCGCCCCCCTGTCGGTGGCGCAGCAGCTCCGGCATCGACTGTTCGCCCGCACCCCGGCCGTGCTGACGTCGGCCACGCTGAAGATCGGCGGCGACTTCGACAACGTCGCCGGTTCCCTCGGCCTGTACGCCGCCGAGCGCGCCGACCGCCTCGAAGCGCGCCCCGAGCGTGCCCCGGCGGCCGCCACTGACACCGCCCCAGCCGGGGCTGACGACGACACCACCGCCACCGGCTCCGACGCCGACGCCGACCACCCCATCCCCTGGCAAGCCCTCGACGTCGGCTCCCCGTTCGACTACCCGAAGCAGGGGATCCTCTACACGGCCAAGCACCTGTCCGCGCCCGGCCGTGAACTCGGCGAGGAGCAGCTCTCGGAGATCGCGGAGCTCATCGCCGCCGCAGGCGGCCGGACGCTGGGCCTGTTCTCGTCCATGCGCGCCGCCGACCTCGCGGCCAGGGAGATGCGCGGACGGCTCGACTATCTGGGACTGCCCGTCCTGTGCCAAGGCGAGGACTCGCTGCCGCAGCTGATCCAGCGCTTCGCCGAGGACCCGAAGGCCTGCCTGTTCGGCACGCTGTCGCTGTGGCAGGGCGTGAACGTCCCCGGCAGCTCGTGCCAGCTGGTCATCATCGACCGCATCCCGTTCCCCCGCCCCGACGACCCGCTGGCCACCGCCCGCCAGGAAGCGGTAGCCCGCAACGGCGGCAACGGCTTCATGGCCGTCGCCGCCTCCCATGCCGCCCTCCTGCTCGCCCAAGGCGCCGGCCGCCTCATCCGCTCCTCCGCCGACCGCGGAGTCGTCGCAGTCCTCGACTCCCGCCTCGCCACCGCCCGCTACGGCAGCTTCCTGCGCGCGGGCCTGCCCGACTTCTGGCCGACCAGCGACTCCGAGACGGTCTACGCCGCGCTCCGCAGGCTGGACGAGGCGGCCAAGGACCGCGAGAAGAAGGAAGAGGAGAAGGAGTAG
- the nrdR gene encoding transcriptional regulator NrdR, with the protein MHCPFCRYTDSKVIDSRTTEDGTAIRRRRSCPECGRRFTTVETATLLVVKRSGVTEPFSRDKVVAGVRKACQGRPVTEDQLALLAQRVEEAVRASGVAELPTHEVGLAILGPLRELDLVAYLRFASVYRAFESLEDFEQAIAELREAEAELDAKPDEDGVEPVEQSVHVP; encoded by the coding sequence GTGCATTGCCCGTTCTGCCGTTACACCGACTCGAAGGTGATCGACTCGCGCACGACCGAGGACGGCACCGCCATCCGCAGGCGGCGGTCCTGTCCGGAATGCGGACGCCGGTTCACCACGGTCGAGACGGCCACCCTGCTGGTGGTCAAGCGGTCCGGGGTGACCGAGCCGTTCAGCCGGGACAAGGTCGTCGCCGGCGTGCGCAAGGCCTGCCAGGGCCGTCCGGTCACCGAGGACCAGCTGGCGCTGCTGGCCCAGCGCGTGGAGGAGGCGGTGCGCGCCTCGGGTGTGGCCGAGCTGCCCACCCACGAGGTCGGGCTCGCGATACTCGGGCCGCTGCGGGAGCTCGACCTGGTCGCCTACCTGCGGTTCGCCTCGGTCTACCGGGCGTTCGAATCGCTGGAGGACTTCGAGCAGGCGATCGCGGAGCTGCGCGAGGCCGAAGCCGAGTTGGACGCGAAGCCGGACGAAGACGGGGTCGAGCCCGTCGAGCAGTCCGTGCACGTGCCCTGA
- a CDS encoding IucA/IucC family protein has product MTPPPRPRIAVETDPALLRRAAGRDLLAKTLGEFAYEELISPEAVPGENGWYRLTVHAAVDEAAGPAASPIRTEYAFRARRGAYGCWFVEPGSLRREGHPAADPLEFLADAQGTLGLAGDTAGHLVREFAATLAADVRIAERARHSAKELADFGYAELEGCQTGHPWIAFNKGRLGFSVSDTELYAPESRVPGRLMWIAVRDDVADYRAVPGLTARRLYTEELSPAERVRFGAELIRRGCNPARYWWLPVHPWQWDEMVQTLFGAELSDARMVFLGEGDDVYLPQQSIRTFSNISRPGRRHVKLPLSILNTMVWRGLPTERTLAAPAVTAWLKGLAAADAFLSADCRVILLGETASVTVRHGVLDRMPNIPYQYHELLGAIWREPLPPALEPGERARTLASLLSIGADGRPLVTELIGRSGKSAPEWLALLLHAILPPLLHFLYAYGTAFSPHGENAVVVFDQDECPTRLAIKDFVDDVNIAAVDLPELASLPEDAAAVLLREQPAYLCQFLHGALFVGHFRYLADLLEQHLGVPSDRFWAAVRVEMAAYRARFPERAERYALFDLATPEIDRLCLNRNRLLLDGYRDRSTRPHVEPYGSVLNPLAG; this is encoded by the coding sequence ATGACGCCGCCCCCGCGTCCCCGGATCGCGGTTGAGACCGACCCGGCCCTGCTGCGCCGCGCGGCCGGCCGGGACCTGCTGGCCAAGACCCTCGGCGAGTTCGCCTACGAGGAGCTGATCTCGCCGGAGGCGGTCCCCGGCGAGAACGGCTGGTACCGGCTCACCGTGCACGCCGCGGTCGACGAGGCGGCCGGCCCGGCCGCCTCGCCCATCCGCACCGAGTACGCCTTCCGCGCCCGCCGCGGCGCATACGGGTGCTGGTTCGTCGAGCCCGGATCGCTGCGCCGGGAGGGGCATCCGGCCGCCGACCCGCTCGAGTTCCTCGCCGACGCCCAGGGCACCCTGGGCCTGGCCGGCGACACGGCCGGCCACCTCGTGCGCGAGTTCGCCGCCACCCTCGCCGCGGACGTGCGCATCGCCGAGCGGGCCCGCCACTCGGCCAAGGAGCTCGCCGACTTCGGCTACGCCGAGCTCGAAGGCTGCCAGACCGGCCACCCGTGGATCGCGTTCAACAAGGGCCGGCTCGGCTTCTCCGTCTCCGACACCGAGCTCTACGCGCCCGAGTCGCGGGTGCCGGGCCGGCTGATGTGGATCGCCGTGCGCGACGACGTGGCCGACTACCGCGCCGTGCCGGGCCTGACCGCCCGCCGCCTCTACACCGAGGAGCTCTCGCCGGCCGAGCGGGTGCGCTTCGGCGCCGAGCTGATCCGGCGCGGCTGCAACCCGGCCCGGTACTGGTGGCTGCCGGTGCACCCGTGGCAGTGGGATGAGATGGTCCAGACGCTCTTCGGCGCCGAGCTGTCCGACGCCCGGATGGTGTTCCTCGGCGAGGGCGACGACGTCTACCTGCCGCAGCAGTCGATCCGCACCTTCAGCAACATCAGCCGGCCCGGCCGCCGGCACGTGAAGCTGCCGCTCTCGATCCTCAACACGATGGTCTGGCGCGGCCTGCCCACCGAGCGGACCCTGGCCGCCCCCGCCGTGACCGCCTGGCTCAAGGGCCTGGCCGCGGCGGACGCGTTCCTGTCCGCGGACTGCCGGGTGATCCTGCTCGGCGAGACCGCGTCGGTGACGGTGCGGCACGGCGTGCTCGACCGGATGCCGAACATCCCGTATCAGTACCACGAGCTGCTCGGCGCGATCTGGCGCGAGCCGCTGCCGCCGGCGCTCGAGCCGGGGGAGCGGGCCAGGACCCTGGCATCGCTGCTCTCGATCGGTGCGGACGGCCGCCCGCTGGTGACGGAACTGATCGGGCGCTCGGGCAAGTCCGCGCCGGAATGGCTTGCGCTGCTGCTGCACGCGATCCTTCCGCCGCTGTTGCACTTCCTCTACGCGTACGGCACGGCGTTCTCTCCACACGGGGAGAACGCGGTCGTCGTGTTCGACCAGGACGAATGCCCGACCCGCCTGGCCATCAAGGACTTCGTCGACGACGTCAACATCGCCGCCGTCGACCTGCCCGAACTCGCCTCCCTGCCGGAGGACGCGGCCGCCGTGCTGCTGCGCGAGCAGCCCGCGTACCTGTGCCAGTTCCTGCACGGGGCCTTGTTCGTGGGCCATTTCCGCTACCTCGCGGACCTGCTCGAGCAGCACCTCGGCGTCCCCTCGGACCGCTTCTGGGCCGCCGTGCGGGTCGAGATGGCCGCGTACCGGGCCCGGTTCCCCGAGCGCGCCGAGCGTTACGCGCTGTTCGATCTCGCCACCCCGGAGATCGACCGACTGTGCCTGAATCGCAATCGATTGTTGCTCGATGGATATCGGGATCGCTCCACACGGCCGCACGTGGAGCCGTATGGTAGCGTCCTGAATCCGTTAGCGGGCTAG
- the lexA gene encoding transcriptional repressor LexA — MSGQGVVRQRKGPAAEKPRGAAAAEKTAAKGVKAVTAAKTRGAGRAAGGGGGGGGKSEPGGGRGEPAVTKVPLALRLTDRQCRIIEVIQDSIDRRGYPPSMREIGEAVGLNSTSSVRHQLVVLENKGFIRRDPNRPRAYIVRGPSDPTQSWRARMAQTAPQGGQPAAAAGDHPQGRMQSAISTLGSSMAAGAQSALAALGALGGSVGAMEFVPLVGRIAAGGPILAEESIEELIPMPRAMVSDGTLFALTVVGDSMIEAGIMDGDTVVVRQQQSAESGQIVAAMIDGEATVKQLKIQRDEGRYEVWLMPRNPSYDPIPGDNAVVLGRVVTVMRRL, encoded by the coding sequence ATGAGCGGACAAGGCGTCGTGCGACAGCGCAAGGGCCCGGCGGCGGAGAAGCCGCGCGGCGCCGCGGCGGCGGAGAAGACGGCGGCTAAGGGCGTCAAGGCGGTGACCGCCGCGAAGACGCGCGGTGCCGGCCGGGCCGCGGGCGGCGGCGGAGGTGGCGGCGGCAAGAGCGAGCCGGGCGGCGGGCGCGGGGAGCCTGCCGTGACGAAGGTCCCGCTCGCGCTGCGGCTGACCGACCGGCAGTGCCGGATCATCGAGGTCATCCAGGACTCGATCGACCGCCGCGGCTACCCGCCGTCGATGCGTGAGATCGGCGAGGCGGTCGGCCTGAACTCGACCTCCTCCGTGCGCCACCAGCTGGTGGTGCTGGAGAACAAGGGCTTCATCCGGCGCGACCCGAACCGCCCGCGTGCCTACATCGTGCGCGGCCCGAGCGACCCGACCCAGTCCTGGCGGGCCCGGATGGCGCAGACCGCGCCGCAGGGCGGCCAGCCGGCCGCCGCCGCGGGCGACCATCCGCAGGGCCGGATGCAGTCGGCCATCTCCACCCTCGGCAGCTCGATGGCCGCCGGCGCCCAGTCCGCCCTCGCCGCGCTCGGCGCCCTCGGCGGCTCCGTCGGCGCGATGGAGTTCGTCCCGCTCGTCGGCCGGATCGCGGCCGGCGGCCCGATCCTGGCGGAGGAGTCGATCGAGGAGCTCATCCCGATGCCGCGGGCCATGGTCAGCGACGGCACGCTGTTCGCGCTCACCGTCGTCGGCGACTCGATGATCGAGGCCGGGATCATGGACGGCGACACCGTGGTGGTGCGCCAGCAGCAGTCCGCCGAGTCGGGCCAGATCGTCGCCGCCATGATCGACGGCGAGGCCACGGTCAAGCAGCTCAAGATCCAGCGCGACGAGGGCCGGTACGAGGTCTGGCTGATGCCGCGCAACCCGAGCTACGACCCGATCCCCGGGGACAACGCGGTGGTGCTCGGCCGCGTCGTGACGGTGATGCGGCGGCTGTAG
- a CDS encoding GNAT family N-acetyltransferase, translating into MTSASTPPATPPPTVQWYDLSTPAGRFTLSPVKPERDLPMIHRWMNDPEVDRYWELAGPPERTEEYVRRQIGLPHTEPMLARLSGRPIGYWELYRAAEDPLSEHYPARPDDLGVHLLIGEGDCRGLGLGSLMLRVLADAVQSRSPRRIVAEPDERNLASIRAFTAAGFTAAASLELPEKRATLMLRVPAPRREAD; encoded by the coding sequence ATGACCTCCGCCTCCACCCCGCCCGCGACACCCCCGCCGACGGTCCAGTGGTACGACCTGTCCACCCCGGCCGGCCGGTTCACCCTGAGCCCGGTCAAGCCGGAGCGGGACCTGCCGATGATCCACCGGTGGATGAACGACCCGGAGGTGGACCGCTACTGGGAGCTGGCCGGGCCGCCCGAGCGCACCGAGGAGTACGTGCGCCGGCAGATCGGGCTCCCGCACACCGAGCCGATGCTGGCGCGGCTGTCCGGCCGCCCGATCGGCTACTGGGAGCTCTACCGCGCCGCCGAGGACCCGCTCTCCGAGCACTACCCGGCCCGGCCGGACGACCTCGGCGTGCACCTGCTGATCGGTGAGGGCGACTGCCGCGGCCTGGGCCTCGGCAGCCTGATGCTGCGGGTGCTCGCGGACGCCGTGCAGTCGCGCTCCCCGCGCCGCATCGTCGCCGAGCCGGACGAGCGCAACCTCGCCTCGATCCGCGCGTTCACCGCCGCCGGGTTCACCGCGGCGGCCAGCCTGGAGCTACCGGAGAAACGAGCCACCTTGATGCTGCGCGTGCCCGCACCCCGGCGGGAGGCGGATTGA
- a CDS encoding IucA/IucC family protein: protein MSPVAQPQTVPDPSAPPSRPGDAELTAAAARLAVETLLRCWIREKRVRRPAGDELVLTFGRVRVSVPVRYWSAAGWHRFGPARTGDGELGPGELARHLAEAGPVHAAAAEQLAERADESAERIAAHLIERAARPGPAEAAPGAAPTTPFLAAEQALLAGHPLHPTPKSRDGLTEPSYCPELRGAFQLDWFSVDRELIAQESELGPTAPDLSAFLSGTLPDDGVLVPAHPWQAADLMRRPAVRDLLADGRLRHRGRSGARWFPTSSLRTVYRPDAPVMLKLSLGLNITNSKRENLRKELVRGVEAHRLFAGSAGSRLLAAHPDFRMLTDAAYLAVDGICGLDVSFRHSPFRPTDYVYCVAALTDLGRGEIAPDGSAHELAAHLRALAAGSDRPVRAVAEEWFVRYVKRLILPMLWLDAELGVTLEGHQQNTLIQLDEHGFPGAGWYRDNQGFYYRASRIAELAQLAGEPELGRASSTVVADDVVTERLIYYVGINNLIGLVGALGCAGLAAERDLFGLAREQLAVLRGHRPTDLITSAATLRCKGNLLTRAAGLDELVGELATQSVYVEIPNPCAGGVAA, encoded by the coding sequence GTGAGCCCAGTGGCGCAGCCGCAGACCGTGCCAGACCCCTCCGCCCCGCCGAGCCGGCCGGGCGACGCGGAGCTGACCGCGGCGGCCGCCCGGCTGGCCGTCGAGACGCTGCTGCGCTGCTGGATCCGGGAGAAGCGGGTGCGCCGCCCGGCCGGCGACGAGCTGGTGCTCACCTTCGGCCGGGTCAGGGTGAGCGTCCCGGTGCGCTACTGGTCCGCGGCCGGCTGGCACCGCTTCGGCCCGGCCCGGACCGGGGACGGCGAACTCGGCCCGGGCGAGCTGGCCCGGCACCTGGCCGAGGCGGGCCCGGTGCACGCGGCCGCGGCCGAGCAGCTGGCTGAGCGGGCCGACGAGTCGGCCGAGCGGATCGCGGCGCACCTGATCGAGCGGGCCGCCCGCCCCGGCCCGGCCGAAGCGGCCCCCGGCGCCGCCCCGACCACCCCGTTCCTGGCCGCCGAGCAGGCGCTGCTGGCCGGCCACCCGCTGCACCCCACGCCCAAGAGCCGGGACGGGCTGACCGAGCCGTCCTACTGCCCCGAGCTGCGCGGCGCCTTCCAGCTCGACTGGTTCAGCGTGGACCGGGAGCTGATCGCGCAGGAGAGCGAGCTCGGCCCGACCGCGCCGGACCTGTCCGCGTTCCTGAGCGGCACCCTGCCGGACGACGGCGTGCTCGTGCCCGCGCACCCCTGGCAGGCCGCCGATCTGATGCGCCGTCCGGCCGTGCGCGACCTGCTCGCCGACGGCCGGCTGCGCCACCGCGGCCGCTCCGGCGCCCGCTGGTTCCCCACCTCCTCGCTGCGCACGGTCTACCGCCCGGACGCGCCGGTGATGCTCAAGCTCTCGCTGGGCCTGAACATCACCAACTCCAAGCGGGAGAACCTGCGCAAGGAGCTCGTGCGCGGGGTCGAGGCGCACCGCCTGTTCGCCGGCTCGGCCGGCAGCCGGCTGCTCGCCGCGCACCCCGACTTCCGGATGCTCACCGACGCCGCGTACCTGGCCGTGGACGGGATCTGCGGCCTCGACGTCTCCTTCCGCCACTCGCCTTTCCGGCCGACCGACTATGTGTACTGCGTCGCCGCGCTGACCGACCTAGGCCGCGGCGAGATCGCCCCGGACGGCTCCGCGCACGAGCTGGCCGCGCACCTGCGCGCGCTGGCCGCCGGCTCCGACCGGCCGGTGCGCGCGGTGGCCGAGGAGTGGTTCGTCCGCTATGTCAAACGGCTGATCCTGCCGATGCTGTGGCTGGACGCCGAACTCGGCGTCACCCTCGAGGGCCACCAGCAGAACACGCTGATCCAGCTGGACGAGCACGGCTTCCCCGGCGCCGGCTGGTACCGGGACAACCAAGGGTTCTACTACCGCGCCTCGCGCATCGCCGAACTGGCGCAGCTGGCCGGCGAGCCCGAGCTCGGCCGGGCCAGCTCCACCGTCGTGGCCGACGACGTGGTCACCGAGCGGCTGATCTACTACGTCGGCATCAACAACCTGATCGGCCTGGTCGGCGCCCTCGGCTGCGCCGGGCTGGCGGCCGAACGCGACCTGTTCGGCCTCGCCCGCGAGCAGCTCGCCGTGCTGCGCGGCCACCGCCCGACCGACCTGATCACCTCGGCCGCGACCCTGCGCTGCAAGGGCAACCTGCTCACCCGCGCGGCCGGCCTGGACGAGCTCGTCGGCGAGCTGGCCACCCAGTCGGTGTACGTGGAGATCCCCAACCCCTGCGCCGGCGGGGTGGCCGCATGA
- a CDS encoding DUF2231 domain-containing protein, whose amino-acid sequence MTDARSTALPTALDSVGQTDSLDQVVGPLEQIAGQIPEGIRHKLSGVGWLGHPVHQPLVHLPVGSWMAASIMDLAGRPEEARDLTVLGVIAAVPAAVTGLADWAEFNPDTKRIGAVHAVANSVGLVLYISSIVARCGGRHRLGQKLGLLGLAAVATGGAIGGDLARRRAAALSSD is encoded by the coding sequence ATGACAGACGCTCGCTCAACCGCGTTGCCCACCGCCCTCGACAGCGTCGGACAGACCGATTCGCTGGACCAGGTCGTCGGGCCCCTCGAGCAGATCGCGGGCCAGATCCCCGAGGGCATCCGGCACAAGCTCAGCGGTGTCGGCTGGCTGGGCCACCCCGTGCACCAGCCGCTCGTGCACCTGCCGGTCGGCTCCTGGATGGCCGCGAGCATCATGGACCTGGCCGGTCGGCCGGAAGAGGCCCGCGACCTGACCGTCCTCGGCGTCATCGCCGCCGTCCCCGCCGCGGTGACCGGCCTGGCCGACTGGGCCGAGTTCAACCCCGACACGAAGCGCATCGGCGCGGTCCACGCCGTCGCCAACTCCGTCGGCCTCGTCCTGTACATCAGCTCGATCGTCGCCCGCTGCGGCGGCCGCCACCGGCTCGGCCAGAAGCTCGGCCTCCTCGGCCTGGCCGCCGTCGCCACAGGCGGCGCCATCGGCGGCGACCTGGCACGGCGCCGCGCCGCCGCCCTCAGCAGCGACTGA